The Tripterygium wilfordii isolate XIE 37 chromosome 17, ASM1340144v1, whole genome shotgun sequence genome has a window encoding:
- the LOC119982023 gene encoding cysteine-tryptophan domain-containing zinc finger protein 7-like produces MISLGTRNARKGLELEFGGGVKRNMEESELEEGEACSYNNNNDDYNTIMDPDIDLSYIDEKLQDVLGHFQKDFEGGVSAENLGAKFGGYGSFLPSYQRSPVWCRPRTPPKVQTYNAPISPNNLHQAGVHCESTALSTMTQSLSVGSASRNGSSLPSLKASSSHDMFNQDVHPPTHCSESFTAAHESANRKSSNFPEKQLTFRIRVGSDNLLTGKNTEIYSGLGLDGSPSSSLGESPSESEGMSHEYLEAPFESPTSILQIMTSFPVLGGLLLSPLPDALTHLKENCGSMPVRMVGPNSSKTKLGVAHSSRGDGKVSGEKKTISLENNDFSTKTEFNVGISGDAENTIDALSRNEADLDTLASELISSTLKLPLLSNSHTTVGDSSKVGRVSDMSEDACKGIRRGKVSSDCTKDEPLGPIFAQEDEWVGKSDPVQVQEDRNVSFLDEGSGYPRKDLEGRKPRNFVQTDSNFPKGGNVELPKKKAYQQVVSQGEEIMQLPPNKEQPSSGGKKKVKVSKSHNILDADVSKDSSRVCTSLVPKYSKDSHDGFATKKEYENSKLPKTTEKAEDTYREIFGDTLELEKEEKQLSSPEMLGEERLRDAMVVDKSAYFSSNALKQSSSGKKMDKAATSDAAASNVASRPGNGPFYDAASAAAASEDSWVCCDKCQKWRLLPLGTNPNDLPEKWLCSMLDWLPGMNRCSFSQDETTNAVLASHQVPVLDTQKNVQSNPGGAVLKGIFADALNPKQNDLRFGIHAMAAGGGKKKHGPKEISNAAGKAGTFRSSNSVKKNVQTSVRNGSLNDNNPSPGVSEPYFPQLSRQSEFTPERHKHKQIEKHIVHENNSTGGITKGSKLKSRRDSDLNGLTASKKIRTESLHCTDEDWMSDHGEGVGKVGHSSGTGSHIISTGKDRPRYNEHSSSKDLKCDKKDRLQFSVKQPKDQDVASLDNGSMRVENSEARDITMKKRRMKETQDSEIYPGSKKARVSKSEEKQSIASKGNGRTDKRGSHTKSQQMRLDPGSNLSQRSLEGMHSMKRDSGHIQPSAAATSSSSEVSVSTKSKASFHEARGSPVESVSYSPMRVENPDKFMSAKKCLIVKDDSCNADHFGVSNPRRCLDGENEGEGNRLGKARKEKRSEMAHHGSHESFVPDFPDKGLSHLSGVEGEAHTAPSSDIANHHFTNGDANQLDQNSRYHRKPTTLDQDLNEERRNKSNCRANGSDPRKSREGLSLHFKDKNQNSNSKFGVDNIKLAGPADALQDHQTSSKVKLRHKIKPQDKLGVDFDESGDRYLGKDSSRKSLSDSGKRESHLNFGGNDAAYIKLDAVRSQDQTSTPKQCLLQNCNGDRSSMRIQSHDADKVEKVCGRGKSLSAEPSERVQNGAISGLSVPDSGSQNGNGANNLPLEASEGENALKAPRHLRNLDHQSRFQQIIPRHSTANGQKVGDPDAPSPVRRDSSGHAAANLIKEAKNLKHMADRLMNSGSSRESTGLYFQAVLKFLQGASLFECSAGESKHGESQSMQIYGSTAKLCDFCAHEYEKCKDMANAALAYKCMEVAYFRVIYSKHTSANKVRRELQTALQIGGSPSSSASDIDNLNQLTVDKVPLPKGVSPPQCAGNPVIAARNRSHFVNLLDFAQDAIFAMEATRKSQIAFEAANVSLAGGQYKEGICSIKRALDFNFRDVEGFLHLVRLAVDTISP; encoded by the exons GATGAAAAGCTTCAAGATGTTTTGGGACACTTTCAGAAAGATTTTGAAGGTGGAGTTTCTGCTGAGAATTTGG GGGCAAAATTTGGTGGCTATGGTTCATTTCTACCTTCTTATCAGCGGTCTCCTGTTTGGTGTCGTCCTAGGACTCCACCAAAAGTTCAGACCTACAATGCACCTATTTCACCAAACAACTTGCATCAAGCG GGTGTCCATTGTGAGTCCACAGCATTGTCAACCATGACTCAGTCATTGAGTGTTGGATCTGCTTCTCGTAATGGCTCGTCATTGCCTTCACTGAAGGCGTCCTCCAGTCATGATATGTTTAATCAAGACGTACACCCACCCACTCATTGTTCTGAAAGTTTTACTGCTGCACATGAATCTGCAAACAGGAAATCTTCTAATTTTCCAGAGAAACAACTGACTTTCCGAATCAGAGTGGGTTCTGATAACTTGTTGACTGGAAAGAATACTGAAATATACAGTGGTCTTGGCCTTGATGGGTCGCCATCTTCATCACTTGGTGAGAGTCCTTCGGAAAGTGAAGGGATGTCTCATGAGTATCTTGAGGCACCTTTTGAATCTCCGACAAGCATCTTACAG ATCATGACTTCTTTTCCTGTGCTTGGAGGTTTATTGTTATCACCTCTTCCCGATGCTCTAACGCACTTGAAAGAAAACTGTGGATCGATGCCTGTTCGAATGGTTGGTCCAAATAGTTCCAAGACTAAACTGGGTGTGGCTCATTCTTCGAGGGGTGATGGGAAAGTGTCaggagagaagaaaacaatatCGTTAGAGAATAATGATTTTTCTACAAAAACAGAATTTAATGTTGGCATTAGTGGAGATGCTGAGAAtaccattgatgctttgtcaaGAAATGAGGCAGACCTTGACACATTGGCTTCAGAGCTTATTTCTAGTACCTTAAAGCTTCCACTCCTGTCTAATTCACATACAACAGTTGGTGACTCATCAAAAGTGGGTAGGGTGTCTGATATGTCTGAAGATGCTTGCAAGGGTATAAGGAGGGGAAAGGTCTCCTCTGATTGCACGAAAGATGAACCTTTGGGGCCAATTTTCGCCCAAGAGGATGAGTGGGTTGGGAAATCTGATCCAGTTCAAGTTCAGGAAGACAGAAATGTTAGTTTTCTTGATGAAGGTTCAGGCTACCCAAGGAAGGACCTGGAAGGAAGAAAACCACGCAACTTTGTCCAGACTGACTCAAATTTTCCCAAGGGAGGGAATGTGGAACTTCCTAAGAAAAAGGCCTACCAACAAGTTGTTTCCCAGGGAGAAGAAATTATGCAGTTACCTCCTAACAAGGAGCAACCATCTtctggaggaaaaaagaaagtgaaggtgagcAAAAGCCATAATATCCTAGATGCAGATGTGTCAAAAGATAGCTCTAGGGTTTGCACTTCTTTGGTGCCAAAATATAGTAAGGATTCTCATGATGGTTTTGCAACTAAAAAAGAATATGAAAATTCAAAACTACCAAAAACTACTGAAAAGGCTGAAGATACCTATAGAGAGATTTTTGGTGACACGTTAGaattagaaaaagaagaaaaacaattaaGTTCGCCGGAAATGCTTGGTGAAGAAAGGCTGCGGGATGCTATGGTCGTTGATAAAAGTGCATATTTTAGTAGCAATGCTTTAAAACAGAGTTCAAGTGGTAAGAAAATGGATAAGGCTGCTACATCAGATGCAGCAGCTTCAAATGTTGCTTCTCGCCCTGGAAATGGACCTTTTTATGATGCAGCTTCTGCAGCAGCTGCCTCTGAGGATAGTTGGGTCTGTTGCGACAAATGTCAGAAATGGCGGCTTCTTCCACTTGGTACAAATCCTAATGACCTACCAGAGAAGTGGCTGTGTAGCATGCTTGACTGGCT gccTGGAATGAACCGATGTAGTTTCAGCCAGGACGAAACAACAAATGCCGTTCTTGCATCCCACCAAGTCCCTGTTCTAGATACTCAAAAAAATGTTCAAAGTAATCCTGGTGGGGCTGTATTGAAAGGCATCTTTGCCGATGCTCTGAATCCCAAGCAAAATGACTTGAGATTTGGTATTCATGCCATGGCTGCTGGTGGTGGCAAGAAGAAGCATGGTCCAAAAGAAATATCAAATGCAGCAGGTAAAGCTGGTACCTTTCGGTCCTCAAATTCTGTGAAGAAGAACGTGCAGACATCTGTCAGAAATGGAAGCTTAAATGATAATAATCCGTCTCCTGGGGTAAGCGAACCTTATTTTCCGCAGCTAAGCAGGCAAAGTGAGTTCACACCAGAGAGGCATAAACATAAGCAAATAGAGAAGCACATAGTACATGAGAACAACTCCACTGGAG GTATTACCAAGGGTTCTAAGTTAAAAAGCAGAAGAGATTCCGATCTTAATGGTTTAACAGCATCAAAGAAAATCAGGACTGAGAGTTTGCATTGTACAGATGAAGATTGGATGTCTGATCATGGTGAGGGTGTGGGGAAGGTGGGCCATAGTTCAGGCACTGGTTCACATATTATTTCAACTGGGAAGGATCGGCCTAGATACAATGAACACTCTTCTTCTAAGGACTTAAAATGTGATAAAAAGGACAGGCTACAATTTTCTGTTAAACAACCAAAAGACCAAGATGTGGCATCCTTGGATAATGGGTCCATGCGTGTGGAAAACAGTGAAGCTAGAGACATCACGATGAAAAAGAGGAGAATGAAGGAAACTCAGGACTCTGAGATTTATCCAGGGTCAAAGAAGGCCCGTGTATCCAAGTCTGAGGAAAAACAGTCTATTGCAAGTAAAGGCAACGGTAGAACAGACAAAAGAGGCAGTCACACAAAAAGCCAGCAAATGAGGCTAGATCCAGGGAGCAATCTGTCTCAGCGGAGCTTGGAAGGTATGCATTCTATGAAAAGGGATTCTGGACACATACAACCTTCTGCAGCTGCTACTTCAAGCTCTTCTGAGGTTTCCGTTTCCACTAAAAGTAAAGCCAGCTTCCATGAAGCAAGGGGCTCACCTGTGGAATCAGTTTCATATTCTCCAATGAGAGTTGAGAATCCAGATAAGTTCATGTCAGCCAAAAAGTGTCTCATTGTGAAAGATGACTCTTGCAATGCTGATCATTTTGGTGTAAGTAATCCAAGAAGATGCTTAGATGGTGAAAATGAAGGTGAGGGTAATCGATTAGGGAAAGCGAGGAAGGAGAAACGCTCTGAAATGGCGCATCATGGTTCTCATGAGTCCTTTGTGCCAGATTTTCCGGACAAGGGCTTGAGCCACTTATCTGGTGTTGAAGGTGAAGCACATACTGCACCCTCTTCTGATATTGCAAACCACCACTTTACAAATGGTGATGCTAATCAGCTAGACCAAAATTCTCGATATCACAGAAAACCAACGACTTTGGACCAAGACCTTAATGAGGAAAGACGGAATAAAAGTAATTGTCGTGCTAATGGATCTGACCCTAGGAAGTCTAGAGAAGGTTTGTCTTTGCATTTTAAGGATAAGAACCAGAATTCTAATTCCAAGTTTGGGGTAGACAATATCAAGCTTGCTGGTCCTGCTGATGCATTGCAAGATCATCAAACTTCCTCTAAAGTAAAACTTAGGCATAAAATCAAACCTCAGGATAAGTTAggggttgactttgatgaaagtGGAGATAGATATCTTGGTAAAGACTCTTCCCGAAAATCGTTAAGTGACAGTGGCAAAAGAGAGAGTCACTTGAATTTCGGCGGAAATGATGCTGCATACATCAAATTAGATGCTGTTCGCAGCCAGGATCAAACTTCTACACCAAAGCAGTGTCTGCTGCAAAACTGCAATGGAGATCGATCTTCAATGAGAATCCAGTCTCATGATGCTGATAAAGTGGAGAAAGTCTGTGGGCGGGGGAAGTCACTTTCAGCAGAACCCTCTGAACGAGTTCAAAATGGGGCAATATCTGGATTATCTGTGCCAGATTCGGGGTCCCAAAATGGAAACGGAGCAAACAATTTGCCATTAGAAGCCTCTGAAGGGGAAAATGCATTGAAGGCCCCTAGACATTTGAGAAATCTGGATCATCAGAGTAGGTTTCAGCAGATTATCCCAAGACATTCCACTGCAAATGGGCAAAAGGTTGGGGATCCTGATGCCCCAAGTCCAGTCAGAAGGGATTCCTCCGGTCATGCTGCAGCTAACCTTATCAAAGAGGCGAAAAATTTAAAGCACATGGCAGATCGCCTGATG AATTCTGGTTCCAGTAGAGAGAGTACAGGGCTGTACTTTCAGGCAGTTCTCAAGTTTCTTCAGGGTGCCTCTCTATTTGAATGTAGTGCTGGTGAAAGCAAGCATGGAGAGAGTCAGTCGATGCAAATTTATGGTAGCACCGCAAAACTCTGCGA tttttgtgcacaTGAATATGAAAAATGCAAAGACATGGCTAATGCTGCATTGGCATACAAATGCATGGAGGTGGCATACTTCAGGGTAATTTATTCCAAACATACCAGTGCAAACAAAGTTCGGCGTGAGTTGCAGACAGCTCTACAAATAG gtgGGTCACCTTCGTCTTCTGCTTCGGACATTGATAACTTGAACCAGCTAACAGTGGATAAGGTTCCTTTACCCAAAGGTGTAAGCCCTCCTCAATGTGCTGGAAATCCTGTCATTGCTGCTCGAAACCGTTCACATTTTGTGAACTTGCTTGATTTT GCTCAGGATGCAATTTTTGCTATGGAAGCCACTAGAAAATCACAGATTGCTTTTGAAGCTGCAAATGTAAGCTTGGCAGGAGGTCAATACAAAGAGGGCATTTGTTCAATTAAAAGGGCTCTTGATTTTAACTTTCGAGATGTAGAGGGATTCCTACATCTGGTACGACTTGCAGTGGACACCATCAGCCCGTAG